The Rhodocytophaga rosea genome has a segment encoding these proteins:
- a CDS encoding polysaccharide biosynthesis/export family protein, whose product MNVTLRIVYFFIIVLTSYGCIPLRNIVYFQRDKTNNTPDSLPEFKNQDYEFTIAPYDILSLAIDGIDPQSFAAFKPSGQTGGSGRPYDQGTFVNKYGLIELPYVGKIKVSGLTLIQAADTIRSRLLLYVVDSSLIYIQVKTLSFPVTVLGEVSSPGTYQADNEYITFTELLAKAGGLTGYSNRKNIRLIRSDRETKETTTYRLDITKDEMIEPIISRLQPNDVIYVEPLRRKQLDTIRPITAIVSTVLSVSVLIITLINRI is encoded by the coding sequence ATGAACGTAACACTTCGGATAGTATATTTTTTCATTATCGTTTTAACTTCTTATGGCTGTATTCCTCTCCGTAATATTGTTTATTTCCAAAGGGATAAAACAAATAATACTCCTGATAGCCTGCCTGAGTTTAAGAATCAAGATTATGAATTTACAATAGCCCCATATGATATATTATCTTTGGCAATAGATGGAATAGATCCACAGAGTTTTGCTGCTTTCAAACCCAGTGGTCAAACCGGAGGATCAGGCAGGCCTTATGACCAGGGAACGTTTGTAAACAAATATGGGCTGATTGAACTCCCTTACGTGGGAAAAATAAAAGTTTCCGGGCTTACGCTAATACAAGCTGCTGATACCATTCGCTCCAGATTATTGCTTTATGTAGTCGATAGCTCACTTATTTATATACAGGTAAAAACATTATCATTTCCGGTAACAGTACTAGGTGAAGTATCAAGTCCTGGTACTTATCAGGCAGATAATGAATATATAACTTTTACAGAACTACTGGCAAAGGCCGGTGGCCTGACTGGCTATAGCAACAGAAAAAACATCAGGCTTATCCGAAGCGACCGGGAAACAAAGGAAACCACCACTTATCGTCTGGATATTACAAAAGATGAAATGATAGAACCTATCATTTCCAGGCTGCAACCTAATGATGTTATTTATGTAGAGCCTCTACGCCGAAAGCAATTAGATACAATAAGACCTATTACAGCTATTGTAAGTACTGTTTTATCAGTTTCTGTACTAATTATTACACTTATAAACCGGATATGA
- the purB gene encoding adenylosuccinate lyase has translation MDINQLTAISPIDGRYWRQVSSLSPYFSEQGLIRYRVLVEVEYFIALCELPLPQLQDFPKEKYADLRKLYENFGEEDALQIKEIEKTTNHDVKALEYFIKSRFDALQVANFTEFIHFGLTSQDINNTAVPLSLKAGMNTEIIPVLHRLQTKLQELSHQWEAIPMLAHTHGQPASPTRLGKEIMVFCERLQQQVHSLEQVPFAGKFGGATGNFNAHSVAYPQIDWIGFADTFVNEILGLKRYRYTTQIEHYDQLAALCDNLKRINTILIDLDRDIWQYISMGYFKQSIKKGEIGSSAMPHKVNPIDFENSEGNLGIANALLEHLSAKLPISRLQRDLTDSTVLRNIGVPLAHSLIAYQSLLKGLDKIEINIKAIHEDLEDNWAVVAEGIQTILRREGYPKPYEALKELTRTNEKISFSAITAFINSLSVSDAVKEELRLITPFNYTGI, from the coding sequence ATGGATATTAATCAGCTTACGGCCATATCGCCCATCGACGGACGGTACTGGCGGCAGGTTTCCAGTTTATCACCCTATTTTTCGGAACAAGGGCTGATCCGCTACCGGGTTCTGGTGGAAGTAGAATATTTTATTGCTTTGTGTGAGCTGCCTTTGCCTCAATTACAGGATTTTCCCAAAGAAAAATATGCTGACCTGCGGAAGCTGTATGAAAATTTTGGAGAAGAAGATGCTCTGCAGATCAAAGAAATCGAGAAAACAACCAACCATGATGTAAAAGCCCTGGAATATTTCATTAAGTCCAGGTTTGATGCCTTGCAGGTAGCTAATTTTACTGAATTTATTCATTTTGGACTTACCTCCCAGGATATTAATAATACAGCTGTTCCATTGTCATTGAAGGCAGGCATGAACACTGAAATTATTCCGGTATTACATAGACTGCAAACCAAATTACAGGAACTTTCCCACCAGTGGGAAGCCATTCCAATGCTGGCACATACACACGGACAACCAGCCTCTCCTACCCGTCTGGGAAAGGAAATTATGGTGTTTTGTGAACGGCTGCAACAACAAGTACACAGCCTGGAGCAAGTTCCATTTGCCGGGAAATTTGGTGGCGCTACTGGTAATTTTAATGCACATTCGGTAGCCTATCCGCAAATTGACTGGATAGGTTTTGCTGATACATTCGTAAATGAAATCCTGGGCTTGAAAAGATACCGGTATACTACTCAGATCGAGCATTACGACCAGCTGGCTGCCCTTTGTGATAACCTCAAGCGTATCAATACCATTCTGATCGACCTGGACCGGGACATCTGGCAATATATTTCGATGGGGTATTTCAAACAATCCATTAAAAAAGGGGAGATTGGTTCTTCAGCCATGCCCCACAAAGTAAATCCCATTGATTTTGAAAATTCCGAAGGGAACCTGGGAATTGCCAATGCCTTGCTGGAACATTTATCTGCCAAATTACCCATCTCCAGGCTGCAAAGGGATTTAACCGATTCTACTGTGCTCCGTAACATTGGTGTACCCCTGGCCCATTCGCTGATTGCCTACCAGTCCCTGCTGAAAGGCCTCGATAAAATAGAGATCAATATTAAAGCCATTCATGAAGATCTGGAAGATAACTGGGCGGTAGTAGCTGAGGGTATTCAGACGATTTTACGGCGGGAAGGCTATCCCAAACCGTATGAAGCCTTAAAAGAGCTCACCCGTACCAACGAAAAAATAAGCTTTAGTGCCATTACTGCCTTTATCAATTCACTTTCAGTAAGCGATGCCGTAAAAGAAGAACTCCGGCTGATTACACCATTTAATTATACAGGGATTTAG
- a CDS encoding aminotransferase class IV, with translation MIVSCCINGEIVPGTQASIPVSDLGLLRGYAIFDFCRTAHGKPFLLEKHLVRFRRSAALMELPLNYTDEEITKLVYDTLEHSGLQEAGIRLLLTGGFTPDSFTFTEPTLIITAEHLALAPEKEVQTGVKLMSHTYLREMAEIKTTNYSEALRLRHQVKGQQAYDILYHHNGHILELTRSNFFIVKGQTIITPSDHILKGITRRTVLDLAATVYKVEERAVLWHELAEADEAFLTGTNKRLVPVAKVDDQQIGTGKPGKVTLHVYQLFREFEKNYQPGYSFA, from the coding sequence ATGATTGTTTCCTGCTGCATCAATGGAGAAATTGTACCTGGCACACAAGCCAGTATTCCGGTAAGTGACCTGGGTTTATTAAGGGGCTATGCCATTTTTGACTTCTGCCGCACAGCGCATGGCAAACCATTCCTACTGGAAAAACACTTGGTCCGTTTCAGAAGATCGGCTGCTTTAATGGAACTGCCATTGAATTACACAGATGAGGAGATTACAAAATTGGTATACGATACACTGGAACATAGTGGATTACAGGAGGCTGGTATCCGTTTGCTGCTTACCGGGGGCTTTACTCCCGACAGCTTTACTTTTACAGAACCTACACTGATTATTACAGCCGAACACTTAGCCCTGGCACCAGAAAAAGAAGTGCAGACTGGTGTAAAGCTCATGAGCCATACCTACCTGCGGGAGATGGCTGAAATTAAAACAACTAATTATTCGGAAGCCTTACGCTTACGCCACCAGGTGAAAGGGCAGCAAGCTTATGATATTCTCTATCACCACAATGGGCATATTCTTGAACTTACCCGCAGCAATTTTTTCATCGTAAAAGGACAAACCATCATTACACCCTCCGATCATATTCTGAAAGGAATTACCAGAAGAACCGTTCTGGATTTAGCGGCCACTGTCTATAAGGTAGAAGAACGGGCGGTATTATGGCATGAATTAGCAGAAGCCGATGAAGCTTTCCTGACCGGAACAAATAAGCGGCTTGTGCCTGTTGCAAAAGTGGATGATCAGCAAATAGGAACAGGCAAACCAGGAAAAGTTACGCTGCATGTATACCAGTTATTCAGGGAATTTGAGAAAAACTACCAGCCCGGCTATAGCTTCGCATAA
- a CDS encoding NAD(P)H-quinone oxidoreductase, which yields MPETLMKAVLVHEPGGPEQLYLGEWEKPQPAAHQILVKVAATALNRADTLQRAGKYPPPSGASPVLGLEIAGQVVEVGTGVSRWKTGDKVFGLLPGGGYAQYAVIHEDMAMPVPKGMSMEDAAAIPEVFLTAFQALSWLGKLKSGEQVLIHAGASGVGTAAIQLASKMGANVMVTASATKHQICLALGAYAAIDYKTESFDKKVQEITSGKGVDVIIDFIAADYFTKNIDSLATEGRLVLLATLSGGKVTDFDLRKILSKRLQIMGSTLRSRSLEYQISLTREMAAFALPHFQKGTLQPVIDRILDWTQVQEAHRLMESNANSGKIVLRVTE from the coding sequence ATGCCTGAAACTTTAATGAAAGCCGTTCTGGTGCATGAGCCTGGCGGACCAGAACAATTGTATCTGGGAGAATGGGAGAAACCTCAGCCTGCTGCCCATCAGATTCTGGTAAAAGTGGCTGCTACCGCCCTAAACCGGGCCGATACTTTGCAACGGGCCGGTAAGTATCCGCCCCCTTCTGGTGCCAGTCCGGTGTTAGGCCTGGAGATAGCCGGACAAGTAGTGGAAGTAGGAACAGGTGTTTCCAGGTGGAAAACGGGAGATAAAGTATTTGGATTATTACCTGGGGGCGGCTATGCACAATATGCCGTTATACATGAAGACATGGCAATGCCTGTGCCCAAAGGTATGTCAATGGAAGATGCAGCGGCCATTCCGGAAGTGTTTTTAACGGCATTTCAGGCGCTGAGCTGGCTGGGGAAATTGAAATCTGGTGAGCAAGTGCTGATTCATGCCGGAGCCAGTGGGGTAGGAACAGCCGCCATTCAACTGGCCAGTAAAATGGGTGCAAATGTGATGGTAACAGCTTCGGCAACCAAACACCAGATATGCCTGGCATTAGGAGCTTACGCGGCCATAGATTACAAAACAGAGTCTTTCGATAAAAAAGTGCAGGAGATTACTTCCGGCAAAGGGGTAGATGTGATTATTGATTTTATAGCTGCTGATTATTTCACCAAAAACATAGATTCGCTGGCAACGGAAGGAAGGCTGGTGTTGCTGGCTACGCTAAGCGGAGGTAAAGTAACTGATTTTGATCTGCGGAAGATCTTGTCTAAGCGTTTACAAATTATGGGTTCTACCCTGCGAAGCCGTAGTCTGGAATATCAGATTTCACTAACCAGGGAAATGGCTGCTTTTGCCTTACCTCATTTCCAGAAAGGAACCCTGCAGCCGGTAATCGACCGTATTCTGGACTGGACTCAGGTACAGGAAGCGCACCGCCTGATGGAAAGCAATGCAAATTCAGGCAAAATTGTATTACGGGTTACAGAATAG
- the gldF gene encoding gliding motility-associated ABC transporter permease subunit GldF encodes MLAILKKEIRSFLNSLIAYIIMIIFLTGMGLFVWVFPDTNLLDYGFADLSILFYLAPYVYMFLIPAITMRTFAEEKKAGTLELLLTRPLSDWDIILGKYLASLLLIIFTLIPTLVYYYSVYTLGNPAGNIDSAGVFGSYIGLVLLGAVFTAIGIFASSISDNQITSFIVAAFLCFVLYAGFSSLTSLDALGEMAYFINQLGIDYHYKALSKGLIDSRNLIYFFSLIAFMLMATRLVLGSRKW; translated from the coding sequence ATGCTGGCTATATTAAAAAAAGAAATCCGGAGCTTTCTTAACTCGCTCATTGCCTACATCATCATGATCATTTTCCTGACTGGCATGGGCTTGTTTGTGTGGGTATTTCCGGATACCAACCTGCTCGATTATGGTTTTGCCGACCTGTCGATTCTGTTTTACCTGGCTCCGTATGTGTATATGTTCCTGATACCGGCGATTACCATGCGCACCTTTGCCGAAGAAAAAAAAGCTGGTACTCTGGAATTATTGCTCACTCGTCCTCTTTCCGACTGGGACATTATTCTGGGCAAGTATCTGGCTAGCCTGCTGCTGATTATTTTTACCTTGATTCCTACCCTGGTGTATTATTACAGTGTATATACCCTTGGAAATCCGGCCGGGAATATAGATTCTGCCGGAGTATTTGGCTCCTATATCGGATTGGTATTATTAGGGGCAGTGTTTACGGCTATTGGCATTTTTGCTTCCAGCATCAGCGATAACCAGATTACTTCTTTTATTGTAGCGGCTTTTTTATGCTTTGTTTTATATGCCGGCTTTTCTTCCCTCACTTCCCTGGATGCCCTGGGAGAAATGGCCTATTTTATTAATCAACTAGGCATTGATTATCACTACAAAGCCTTGAGCAAAGGGCTAATAGATTCCCGGAATCTAATTTATTTCTTCAGTTTAATCGCCTTTATGCTGATGGCTACCAGACTTGTGCTGGGCAGCCGGAAATGGTAG
- the thiL gene encoding thiamine-phosphate kinase, which yields MNPTQRTELKELGEFGLIRKISAGIELQNKESVTGIGDDAAVMDTGADQYTLISTDMLLEGIHFDLSYVPLQHLGYKAVAVNVSDIAAMNGIPKQITVAIALSSRFSVEAIESLYAGIKAACAEYKVDLVGGDTTTSKAGLVISITVLGLVNKSKVVYRHTAKPNDIICTSGDLGGAFIGLQLLEREKQVFLANPEAQPQLEGKDYVIKRQLKPEARMDVVYELDELGIVPTSMIDISDGLASELLHLCTRSGTGAIIFEDKIPIDGETYNTAAEFNIDPVTCALNGGEDYELLFTIRQEDFPKLKNHPDVFFIGYMTDQPKDIHLVTKAENKVPIRAQGWVHF from the coding sequence ATGAACCCAACACAAAGAACAGAACTCAAAGAACTAGGTGAGTTTGGATTGATCCGTAAAATAAGCGCCGGTATTGAATTGCAGAATAAAGAATCTGTTACTGGCATTGGCGATGATGCGGCTGTTATGGATACAGGTGCAGATCAGTATACGTTAATTTCTACAGATATGCTGCTGGAAGGTATTCACTTTGATCTGAGTTATGTGCCCTTGCAACACCTGGGCTATAAAGCGGTGGCTGTAAACGTGTCCGATATTGCTGCTATGAACGGGATTCCCAAACAAATTACAGTAGCTATTGCCCTCAGCAGCCGGTTCTCAGTCGAAGCCATTGAATCCTTATATGCTGGTATTAAAGCAGCTTGTGCTGAGTATAAAGTAGATCTGGTAGGCGGCGATACTACTACTTCCAAAGCCGGACTGGTTATTTCTATTACAGTGCTGGGCCTGGTAAATAAATCTAAAGTAGTATACCGGCATACAGCCAAACCCAATGATATTATTTGTACATCAGGTGACCTGGGAGGGGCATTTATAGGATTGCAATTGCTGGAACGGGAAAAACAGGTTTTTCTTGCTAATCCGGAAGCTCAGCCGCAACTGGAAGGCAAAGATTATGTAATAAAACGGCAACTCAAGCCAGAAGCCAGAATGGATGTGGTGTATGAACTTGATGAATTAGGGATTGTGCCTACATCTATGATTGATATTTCGGATGGGCTGGCTTCCGAACTGCTGCATTTGTGTACCCGTTCTGGCACTGGTGCAATAATATTTGAGGATAAAATACCTATTGATGGTGAAACATATAATACGGCCGCTGAATTTAATATTGATCCGGTAACCTGTGCACTCAATGGCGGAGAAGATTATGAACTGCTTTTCACGATCCGGCAAGAAGATTTTCCTAAATTAAAAAATCACCCGGATGTTTTTTTTATTGGGTATATGACTGATCAGCCTAAAGACATACATTTGGTTACCAAGGCAGAAAATAAGGTTCCGATCCGGGCACAAGGCTGGGTGCATTTCTAG